One window of the Seriola aureovittata isolate HTS-2021-v1 ecotype China chromosome 22, ASM2101889v1, whole genome shotgun sequence genome contains the following:
- the mcat gene encoding malonyl-CoA-acyl carrier protein transacylase, mitochondrial, which translates to MLASVAVSMTAASRGKVRSLVSLSRRLSSSQRGSPDTAHHPPAETSALLRDSEPAAEEERRWRRRKDPSERSVFLFPGQGSQFVGMCRGLLKYPNVKDMFRVAQKILGYDLLSLCLEGPEEELMKTVHCQPAVFVTSLAAVERLNRENPNAIETCVAAAGFSVGEFAALVFSGAMNFAEALYVVKVRAEAMQKASELVPSGMLSVIGRRQAQYKYACVQAKEHCKSLGIEEPVCSVANYLFPDGRVIAGHQQALDFLKQNSRRLEFMRTKPLPVSGAFHTELMASATEPLRDVLRQVEVRRPEINVYSNVDGKRYMNESHVRRQLVKQLVSPVKWEQTMHEIYERTQGEKFPHTYEVGPGKQLGSTLQMCNRKAFKTYTQVPVTTYED; encoded by the exons ATGTTGGCCTCAGTGGCTGTCAGCATGACGGCAGCCTCCAGAGGGAAGgtcaggtctctggtctctctgaGCAGGAGACTGTCCAGCAGCCAGCGCGGCTCCCCGGATACAGCTCACCATCCTCCGGCTGAAACCTCGGCTCTTCTCCGGGACAGCGAGCCGGCCGCGGAGGAGGAACGGCGCTGGAGGCGCCGAAAGGACCCCAGCGAGCGCTCCGTGTTCCTCTTCCCCGGGCAGGGCAGCCAGTTTGTGGGCATGTGTAGAGGACTTTTAAAGTACCCTAACGTCAAAGACATGTTCAGGGTCGCCCAGAAGATCCTCGGGTACGACCTGCTGTCTCTGTGCCTGGAGGGCCCCGAGGAGGAGCTGATGAAGACGGTCCACTGTCAGCCGGCGGTGTTCGTCACCTCACTGGCTGCGGTGGAGAGGCTGAACCGAGAAAACCCAAAT GCCATCGAGAcgtgtgttgctgctgcaggtttCAGCGTCGGAGAATTTGCTGCTCTGGTCTTTTCTGGTGCCATGAACTTTGCAGAAG CCCTGTATGTGGTGAAGGTGCGTGCGGAGGCCATGCAGAAAGCATCAGAGCTGGTTCCCAGTGGGATGCTGTCAGTGATCGGGAGACGTCAGGCTCAGTATAAATACGCTTGTGTTCAAGCTAAAGAGCACTGCAAGAGCCTGGGGATTGAGGAGCCGGTGTGCTCTGTGGCCAACTATCTGTTCCCTGACGGCAGGGTCATCGCAGGACACCAACAG GCTTTGGATTTCCTCAAGCAGAACTCGAGGCGTCTGGAGTTCATGAGGACCAAACCTCTCCCGGTCAGCGGAGCTTTTCACACCGAGCTGATGGCGTCGGCTACTGAACCCCTCAGAGATGTTCTCAGACAGGTGGAG GTGCGGCGTCCCGAGATCAACGTGTACTCCAATGTCGATGGCAAACGCTACATGAACGAGAGCCACGTGCGCAGACAGCTGGTGAAGCAGCTGGTGTCGCCCGTGAAGTGGGAGCAAACGATGCACGAGATCTACGAGAGGACGCAGGGAGAGAAGTTCCCTCACACCTACGAGGTTGGCCCGGGGAAGCAGCTTggttcaacacttcaaatgtgCAACAGGAAGGCCTTCAAAACGTATACACAGGTGCCAGTCACCACTTACGAAGACTGA